One stretch of Odocoileus virginianus isolate 20LAN1187 ecotype Illinois chromosome 26, Ovbor_1.2, whole genome shotgun sequence DNA includes these proteins:
- the TMEM89 gene encoding transmembrane protein 89, with the protein MLLTQSFLPWLLLLTMPVCTHAWSRPMWYQVGLDLQPWGCQPSSLEGCKSSLGCPGYWMGLGTNRIYPVAGVTVTTTMMLMLSRALMQRRRSQASKSEHPQLTSHTCATWKRQNPISDRALLLGVLHMLDALLVHIECHLQHLATQKRTQIKGTPTQTG; encoded by the exons ATGCTGCTCACACAGTCCTTCCTGCCATGGCTGCTTCTACTGACGATGCCCGTCTGCACCCACGCCTGGTCACGGCCCATGTGGTACCAGGTGGGGCTGGACTTACAGCCCTGGGGGTGCCAGCCAAGCAGCCTGGAGGGTTGTAAGAGCAGCCTGGGCTGTCCCGGCTACTGGATGGGCCTGGGGACCAACCGCATCTACCCGGTGGCTGGGGTCACAGTCACCACGACCATGATGCTGATGCTCAGCCGTGCGCTGATGCAGCGGCGGCGTTCACAGGCCTCTAAGAGCGAG CATCCGCAGCTGACCTCCCACACCTGCGCAACTTGGAAACGACAGAACCCCATCTCAGACCGCGCCCTCCTCCTCGGTGTCCTGCATATGCTGGATGCCCTCCTGGTCCATATTGAGTGCCACCTGCAGCATCTAGCCACCCAGAAGCGTACCCAAATAAAGGGGACTCCCACTCAGACTGGGTGA
- the UQCRC1 gene encoding cytochrome b-c1 complex subunit 1, mitochondrial yields MAASAVCRAASAGTRVLLRTRRSPALLRSPDLRGTATYAQALQSVPETQVSQLDNGLRVASEQSSQPTCTVGVWIDAGSRYETEKNNGAGYFVEHLAFKGTKNRPGNALEKEVESMGAHLNAYSTREHTAYYIKALSKDLPKAVELLADIVQNCSLEDSQIEKERDVILQELQENDTSMRDVVFNYLHATAFQGTPLGQSVEGPSENVRKLSRADLTEYLSRHYKAPRMVLAAAGGVEHRQLLDLAQKHFSGLSGTYDEDAVPTLTPCRFTGSEIRHREDGLPLAHVAIAVEGPGWANPDNVALQVANAIIGHYDCTYGGGPHLSSPLASAAATSKLCQSFQTFNICYADTGLLGAHFVCDHMSIDDMMFVLQGQWMRLCTSATESEVVRGKNLLRNALVSHLDGTTPVCEDIGRSLLTYGRRIPLAEWESRIAEVDARLLREVCSKYFYDQCPAVAGFGPIEQLPDYNRIRSGMFWLRF; encoded by the exons ATGGCGGCTTCCGCGGTTTGCCGGGCAGCTAGCGCCGGGACGCGAGTGCTGCTGCGCACCCGCCGCTCG CCGGCCCTGCTGAGGTCGCCTGACTTGAGGGGCACGGCCACCTACGCCCAGGCCCTCCAGAGCGTGCCAGAGACGCAGGTCAGCCAGCTGGACAACGGGCTGCGAGTGGCCTCGGAGCAGTCTTCCCAGCCTACCTGCACG GTGGGGGTATGGATTGATGCCGGCAGCCGTTACGAGACTGAGAAGAACAACGGGGCAGGCTACTTTGTGGAGCATCTGGCTTTCAAG GGAACGAAGAATCGGCCTGGCaatgccttggagaaggaggtggagagCATGGGGGCCCATCTTAATGCCTACAGCACCCGGGAGCACACCGCTTACTACATTAAGGCATTGTCGAAGGACCTGCCCAAAG CTGTAGAGCTCCTGGCCGACATCGTGCAGAACTGCAGCCTCGAAGACTCGCAGATTGAGAAGGAGCGGGATGTGAtcctgcaggagctgcaggagaatgACACGTCCATGCGAGATGTGGTCTTCAACTACCTGCACGCCACGGCCTTCCAGGGCACACCTCTAGGCCAGTCCGTGGAGGGGCCCAGTGAGAATGTCAG GAAGCTGTCGCGGGCAGACCTGACCGAGTACCTCAGCCGGCATTACAAGGCCCCCCGAATGGTGTTAGCAGCAGCTGGAG GGGTGGAGCACCGGCAGCTGCTTGACCTCGCCCAGAAACACTTCAGCGGCCTCTCCGGGACTTATGACGAGGACGCTGTGCCCACTCTTACTCCATGCCGCTTCACTGGCAGCGAG ATCCGCCACCGTGAGGACGGCCTGCCTCTGGCCCACGTGGCCATTGCAGTGGAGGGGCCTGGCTGGGCCAACCCAGACAACGTGGCCCTCCAGGTGGCCAACGCCATCATCGGCCACTACGACTGCACCTACGGTGGTGGCCCG CACCTGTCCAGTCCACTGGCTTCCGCTGCTGCGACCAGCAAGCTGTGCCAGAGTTTCCAGACCTTCAACATCTGCTACGCAGACACCGGGCTGCTGGGCGCACACTTCGTCTGCGACCACATGAGCATCGACGACATGATGTTTGTCCTGCAGGGCCAGTG GATGCGCTTGTGCACCAGCGCCACAGAGAGCGAGGTGGTCCGGGGCAAAAACCTCCTCCGAAACGCTCTGGTGTCTCATCTGGATG GCACCACTCCCGTGTGTGAGGACATCGGTCGCAGTCTCCTGACATACGGCCGCCGCATCCCCCTGGCCGAGTGGGAAAGCCGGATTGCG GAGGTGGACGCCAGGCTGCTGCGTGAGGTCTGCTCCAAGTACTTCTACGACCAGTGCCCGGCAGTGGCTGGATTCG GCCCCATTGAACAGCTTCCAGATTATAACCGGATCCGTAGCGGCATGTTCTGGCTGCGCTTCTAG